From Phragmites australis chromosome 5, lpPhrAust1.1, whole genome shotgun sequence, a single genomic window includes:
- the LOC133919996 gene encoding serine/threonine-protein kinase VPS15-like isoform X3, translating to MSFVNLSTRCVLAELFLGGQPLFELSQLLAYRRGQYDPKHTLEKIQDTGIREMILHMIQLDPKERLSCRSYLQKYESVVFPIYFSKFLHKFFSDIVLLGSDARVEKIQENFEKMREIMMGSSKTEQIKKSALCEHSEPYGKQGIRWQMLNSPGDSTKTTTVKKNTPVDHQQIVGDLNFLLKEVEHRSNHTSTKVMKDMEHFVASSTSSASGIQSLQLVNQEGKQTGNCLMVQKNVVFHVQKISKSNLRSLLAGYDGQSDTYSFDIFQQIDSKVSCEGMVLLASLLCSCIRSVKKPELRRASLILLRFSSSYIDDDSRLQLVVPYVIAMLSDPAAIVRCAALETLCDVLCLVQDFPISDTVIFPEYILPMLSLLPDDTEESVRVCYASNIHKLALTAYRFLLRSRSIAEIGPLDESVVPLRPQSAESTAKKQDKIDGRLADLRKSIYEIVQELVMGPKQTPNVRRALLQDIGYLCYFFGHKQSNDFLLPILPAFLNDHDEQLRAVFFGQIVFVCYFIGSRSVEEYLLPYLEQALSNDMEAVLVNALDCLTMMCKSGYLRKRVIVGLFGKAFPLLCYPINWVKRFAVRLVAACSENLGSVDTYVYLCPHLRHFLHREPPSLSSETALLSCLKPPVSKSVLYQALDAQDTGDILLKSGGKKELTVHGGRYPSTAQSGSSTILEDAARLRGPNISSNMSLDVKDSVSSDKSLYSGFALHASPGNSSFYDGLSKGIPSYSVCTDKRGLGETHMVPDSSVYKASIRLPWLEPNHPGVQTRDDHFSSKQQDLSINDSTKRSSSLRGDSISNSDIAEPSFTRSLTRSAVNMETGWRPRGVLVAHLQEHRFSVNDIAVSNDNTFFVTASDDSSIKIWDTRRLEKDIAFRSRLTYSMGTSRALCTTMLHGTSQVVVGASDGTLHLFSVDCARGVGSAVERYSGIVDVKRKDIKEDAILSVINCSSDSFSPTVLFSTEHCGIHKWDTRINSESWSFKSSPEEGYISALVVGPCGNWFISGSSRGVLTLWDNRFLLPVNSWQYSTVSPIEKLCLLILPPNSISSAGRPLVFVAAGCNEVSLWNAENGSCHQMFRTASTENEAVMPKAPSRPLNKSITKDVRRAGNYKYRIEELNDPPVRRPGIRSLLPLPCGDLLTGGTDLNIRYWDQARPEQSFCIAGPSVKEVPAKGVEKDEYYCYDIRSSFGVQVVQEICKQHTTDSKLMHKTQLAMAAADSAGCHRDAILALASFNLSGQRLISASRDGAVKVWK from the exons ATGAGTTTTGTCAATTTGTCCACCAG GTGTGTTCTCGCTGAACTTTTCCTAGGAGGTCAGCCACTTTTTGAGCTTTCGCAACTTCTGGCGTATCGGCGTGGTCAGTATGACCCCAAACATACCCTAGAAAAG ATACAAGATACTGGTATTCGCGAAATGATACTTCACATGATCCAATTGGACCCAAAAGAAAGGCTATCATGTAGAAGCTATCTGCAAAAATATGAATCTGTTGTATTCccaatttatttttcaaaatttctGCACAAGTTCTTCTCGGATATTGTTCTACTTGGCTCAGATGCCAGG GTTGAGAAGATtcaagaaaattttgaaaagatGCGTGAAATAATGATGGGCAGCTCAAAAACTGAACAAATCAAGAAGTCTGCTTTGTGTGAGCATAGTGAACCATATGGGAAACAAGGCATCAGATGGCAAATGTTAAACTCACCAGGAGATTCTACGAAAACTACAACAGTTAAGAAAAATACTCCTGTAGACCATCAACAGATTGTTGGAGATCTCAATTTCCTCCTCAAAGAAGTGGAGCACAGGAGCAACCACACAAGCACAAAGGTCATGAAAGACATGGAACATTTTGTTGCATCAAGCACTTCCAGTGCAAGTGGTATTCAGTCCTTGCAGCTGGTTAATCAAGAAGGAAAACAAACTGGAAATTGTTTAATGGTCCAGAAAAATGTTGTATTCCATGTGCAGAAGATATCAAAGAGTAATTTACGCTCCTTATTGGCTGGTTATGATGGCCAATCGGATACCTATAGCTTTGACATTTTTCAACAGATAGACTCCAAGGTGAGCTGTGAGGGCATGGTCTTGCTGGCCTCGTTACTCTGCTCATGCATACGCAGTGTGAAAAAACCTGAGCTAAGAAGGGCCAGTCTCATTCTTCTGAGGTTTTCTTCCTCATATATAGATGATGATAGTCGCTTGCAGCTAGTGGTTCCCTATGTGATTGCGATGCTTTCAGATCCAGCTGCCATTGTCCGCTGCGCTGCTTTGGAAACCTTATGTGATGTTCTTTGTCTTGTTCAAGACTTTCCTATCAGTGATACAGTGATATTCCCAGAGTACATCCTCCCAATGCTCTCTTTGCTCCCTGATGATACGGAGGAGAGTGTTAGAGTTTGCTATGCCAGCAACATTCATAAGCTGGCTTTAACAGCTTATAGATTCCTACTTCGTTCTCGTAGCATAGCTGAAATTGGGCCTCTGGATGAATCAGTGGTACCTCTCAGACCACAGTCTGCAGAATCAACAGCGAAGAAGCAAGATAAAATTGATGGCCGACTTGCAGATCTGAGAAAATCTATTTATGAAATTGTGCAAGAGTTGGTAATGGGACCAAAGCAAACACCTAATGTCCGTAGAGCTCTTCTGCAAGACATAGGTTATTTGTGTTACTTCTTTGGGCACAAACAAAGCAATGATTTTCTTCTCCCTATACTTCCAGCATTTCTAAATGACCATGATGAGCAGCTCCGTGCAGTTTTCTTTGGTCAGATTGTCTTTGTTTGCTATTTTATTGGTTCAAGAAGTGTTGAGGAATATCTTTTGCCATATCTTGAACAGGCACTAAGTAATGATATGGAGGCTGTTCTTGTAAATGCACTTGATTGCTTGACCATGATGTGCAAAAGTGGTTATTTGAGGAAAAGAGTAATTGTTGGTCTATTTGGAAAGGCTTTTCCCTTGCTGTGCTATCCAATCAATTGGGTTAAACGGTTTGCTGTAAGACTTGTTGCTGCCTGTAGTGAGAACTTAGGGTCTGTAGATACTTATGTGTATCTTTGTCCACATCTAAGGCATTTCCTACACAGAGAGCCACCTTCATTATCCTCTGAAACTGCTCTTCTTTCATGTCTTAAACCTCCAGTCTCAAAATCAGTCTTATACCAAGCTTTAGATGCTCAGGACACAGGAGACATTTTACTGAAGAGTGGTGGCAAAAAAGAACTGACAGTACATGGTGGAAGATACCCTTCTACAGCACAAAGTGGATCCTCAACCATTCTTGAAGATGCTGCAAGATTGAGAGGCCCAAATATTTCCAGCAACATGTCTTTGGACGTCAAAGATTCAGTTTCTTCTGATAAATCATTATATTCTGGCTTTGCACTACATGCATCTCCTGGGAATAGTTCCTTTTATGATGGCTTGTCTAAAGGAATACCATCATATTCTGTTTGTACTGATAAGCGGGGTTTAGGAGAAACACACATGGTCCCTGATTCATCGGTTTATAAAGCTTCAATAAGGCTACCTTGGTTGGAACCCAACCATCCGGGTGTGCAGACTAGAGATGACCATTTTAGTAGCAAGCAGCAAGATTTAAGCATCAATGACTCTACAAAGAGAAGTTCCTCTTTGCGAGGGGATAGCATTTCAAACTCTGATATTGCAGAGCCGTCCTTCACTAGATCACTCACTAGATCAGCAGTGAACATGGAGACTGGATGGAGGCCTCGTGGGGTTCTAGTGGCACATCTGCAGGAACATCGCTTTTCTGTCAATGATATTGCCGTATCTAATGACAATACCTTTTTTGTGACTGCTTCGGATGACTCAAGTATCAAGATATGGGATACAAGAAGGTTGGAAAAGGACATTGCCTTCAGATCAAGGTTAACGTATAGCATGGGTACTAGTCGAGCTCTATGTACAACAATGCTTCATGGTACATCACAGGTTGTTGTTGGTGCCAGTGATGGAACATTACACTTGTTTTCTGTTGATTGTGCACGTGGCGTTGGGAGTGCTGTGGAAAGATATTCTGGCATTGTTGATGTAAAAAGGAAAGATATAAAAGAAGACGCAATTCTCAGTGTCATAAATTGTTCATCTGACAGCTTTAGCCCAACTGTGCTTTTCAGCACTGAACATTGTGGCATCCATAAATGGGATACAAGGATCAACTCAGAATCTTGGTCATTTAAATCCTCACCGGAGGAGGGATATATATCGGCACTTGTAGTGGGGCCGTGTGGAAATTGGTTCATCTCAGGTTCCTCAAGAGGTGTTCTTACGTTGTGGGATAATAGGTTTTTGCTGCCTGTTAATTCATGGCAATATTCCACAGTAAGTCCTATAGAGAAATTGTGCTTGCTTATACTACCACCAAATTCAATATCTTCTGCTGGAAGGCCATTGGTTTTTGTCGCTGCTGGCTGCAATGAAGTTTCCCTATGGAATGCTGAGAATGGAAGCTGCCACCAG ATGTTTAGAACGGCAAGCACAGAAAATGAAGCTGTGATGCCAAAGGCACCATCAAGACCTCTTAACAAATCAATCACCAAAGATGTGAGACGAGCAGGAAATTATAAGTACAGAATTGAGGAATTGAACGACCCACCTGTACGCCGTCCGGGCATCCGCTCATTGCTTCCCTTACCATGTGGTGACCTCTTGACCGGAGGAACAGACTTGAATATTCGTTACTGGGACCAGGCCAG ACCTGAGCAAAGCTTCTGTATTGCTGGCCCCTCGGTGAAAGAAGTTCCAGCAAAAGGAGTTGAAAAGGACGAGTATTACTGTTATGATATAAGATCCAGTTTTGGAGTACAGGTTGTGCAG GAAATATGCAAACAGCATACCACGGACTCCAAGTTGATGCACAAAACTCAGCTCGCGATGGCTGCCGCAGATTCCGCCGGGTGCCACCGTGATGCAATACTTGCGTTGGCATCCTTCAATTTGTCGGGGCAAAGGTTGATATCAGCCAGTAGAGACGGTGCTGTCAAAGTGTGGAAATAG
- the LOC133919996 gene encoding serine/threonine-protein kinase VPS15-like isoform X4, translating into MIQDTGIREMILHMIQLDPKERLSCRSYLQKYESVVFPIYFSKFLHKFFSDIVLLGSDARVEKIQENFEKMREIMMGSSKTEQIKKSALCEHSEPYGKQGIRWQMLNSPGDSTKTTTVKKNTPVDHQQIVGDLNFLLKEVEHRSNHTSTKVMKDMEHFVASSTSSASGIQSLQLVNQEGKQTGNCLMVQKNVVFHVQKISKSNLRSLLAGYDGQSDTYSFDIFQQIDSKVSCEGMVLLASLLCSCIRSVKKPELRRASLILLRFSSSYIDDDSRLQLVVPYVIAMLSDPAAIVRCAALETLCDVLCLVQDFPISDTVIFPEYILPMLSLLPDDTEESVRVCYASNIHKLALTAYRFLLRSRSIAEIGPLDESVVPLRPQSAESTAKKQDKIDGRLADLRKSIYEIVQELVMGPKQTPNVRRALLQDIGYLCYFFGHKQSNDFLLPILPAFLNDHDEQLRAVFFGQIVFVCYFIGSRSVEEYLLPYLEQALSNDMEAVLVNALDCLTMMCKSGYLRKRVIVGLFGKAFPLLCYPINWVKRFAVRLVAACSENLGSVDTYVYLCPHLRHFLHREPPSLSSETALLSCLKPPVSKSVLYQALDAQDTGDILLKSGGKKELTVHGGRYPSTAQSGSSTILEDAARLRGPNISSNMSLDVKDSVSSDKSLYSGFALHASPGNSSFYDGLSKGIPSYSVCTDKRGLGETHMVPDSSVYKASIRLPWLEPNHPGVQTRDDHFSSKQQDLSINDSTKRSSSLRGDSISNSDIAEPSFTRSLTRSAVNMETGWRPRGVLVAHLQEHRFSVNDIAVSNDNTFFVTASDDSSIKIWDTRRLEKDIAFRSRLTYSMGTSRALCTTMLHGTSQVVVGASDGTLHLFSVDCARGVGSAVERYSGIVDVKRKDIKEDAILSVINCSSDSFSPTVLFSTEHCGIHKWDTRINSESWSFKSSPEEGYISALVVGPCGNWFISGSSRGVLTLWDNRFLLPVNSWQYSTVSPIEKLCLLILPPNSISSAGRPLVFVAAGCNEVSLWNAENGSCHQMFRTASTENEAVMPKAPSRPLNKSITKDVRRAGNYKYRIEELNDPPVRRPGIRSLLPLPCGDLLTGGTDLNIRYWDQARPEQSFCIAGPSVKEVPAKGVEKDEYYCYDIRSSFGVQVVQEICKQHTTDSKLMHKTQLAMAAADSAGCHRDAILALASFNLSGQRLISASRDGAVKVWK; encoded by the exons ATG ATACAAGATACTGGTATTCGCGAAATGATACTTCACATGATCCAATTGGACCCAAAAGAAAGGCTATCATGTAGAAGCTATCTGCAAAAATATGAATCTGTTGTATTCccaatttatttttcaaaatttctGCACAAGTTCTTCTCGGATATTGTTCTACTTGGCTCAGATGCCAGG GTTGAGAAGATtcaagaaaattttgaaaagatGCGTGAAATAATGATGGGCAGCTCAAAAACTGAACAAATCAAGAAGTCTGCTTTGTGTGAGCATAGTGAACCATATGGGAAACAAGGCATCAGATGGCAAATGTTAAACTCACCAGGAGATTCTACGAAAACTACAACAGTTAAGAAAAATACTCCTGTAGACCATCAACAGATTGTTGGAGATCTCAATTTCCTCCTCAAAGAAGTGGAGCACAGGAGCAACCACACAAGCACAAAGGTCATGAAAGACATGGAACATTTTGTTGCATCAAGCACTTCCAGTGCAAGTGGTATTCAGTCCTTGCAGCTGGTTAATCAAGAAGGAAAACAAACTGGAAATTGTTTAATGGTCCAGAAAAATGTTGTATTCCATGTGCAGAAGATATCAAAGAGTAATTTACGCTCCTTATTGGCTGGTTATGATGGCCAATCGGATACCTATAGCTTTGACATTTTTCAACAGATAGACTCCAAGGTGAGCTGTGAGGGCATGGTCTTGCTGGCCTCGTTACTCTGCTCATGCATACGCAGTGTGAAAAAACCTGAGCTAAGAAGGGCCAGTCTCATTCTTCTGAGGTTTTCTTCCTCATATATAGATGATGATAGTCGCTTGCAGCTAGTGGTTCCCTATGTGATTGCGATGCTTTCAGATCCAGCTGCCATTGTCCGCTGCGCTGCTTTGGAAACCTTATGTGATGTTCTTTGTCTTGTTCAAGACTTTCCTATCAGTGATACAGTGATATTCCCAGAGTACATCCTCCCAATGCTCTCTTTGCTCCCTGATGATACGGAGGAGAGTGTTAGAGTTTGCTATGCCAGCAACATTCATAAGCTGGCTTTAACAGCTTATAGATTCCTACTTCGTTCTCGTAGCATAGCTGAAATTGGGCCTCTGGATGAATCAGTGGTACCTCTCAGACCACAGTCTGCAGAATCAACAGCGAAGAAGCAAGATAAAATTGATGGCCGACTTGCAGATCTGAGAAAATCTATTTATGAAATTGTGCAAGAGTTGGTAATGGGACCAAAGCAAACACCTAATGTCCGTAGAGCTCTTCTGCAAGACATAGGTTATTTGTGTTACTTCTTTGGGCACAAACAAAGCAATGATTTTCTTCTCCCTATACTTCCAGCATTTCTAAATGACCATGATGAGCAGCTCCGTGCAGTTTTCTTTGGTCAGATTGTCTTTGTTTGCTATTTTATTGGTTCAAGAAGTGTTGAGGAATATCTTTTGCCATATCTTGAACAGGCACTAAGTAATGATATGGAGGCTGTTCTTGTAAATGCACTTGATTGCTTGACCATGATGTGCAAAAGTGGTTATTTGAGGAAAAGAGTAATTGTTGGTCTATTTGGAAAGGCTTTTCCCTTGCTGTGCTATCCAATCAATTGGGTTAAACGGTTTGCTGTAAGACTTGTTGCTGCCTGTAGTGAGAACTTAGGGTCTGTAGATACTTATGTGTATCTTTGTCCACATCTAAGGCATTTCCTACACAGAGAGCCACCTTCATTATCCTCTGAAACTGCTCTTCTTTCATGTCTTAAACCTCCAGTCTCAAAATCAGTCTTATACCAAGCTTTAGATGCTCAGGACACAGGAGACATTTTACTGAAGAGTGGTGGCAAAAAAGAACTGACAGTACATGGTGGAAGATACCCTTCTACAGCACAAAGTGGATCCTCAACCATTCTTGAAGATGCTGCAAGATTGAGAGGCCCAAATATTTCCAGCAACATGTCTTTGGACGTCAAAGATTCAGTTTCTTCTGATAAATCATTATATTCTGGCTTTGCACTACATGCATCTCCTGGGAATAGTTCCTTTTATGATGGCTTGTCTAAAGGAATACCATCATATTCTGTTTGTACTGATAAGCGGGGTTTAGGAGAAACACACATGGTCCCTGATTCATCGGTTTATAAAGCTTCAATAAGGCTACCTTGGTTGGAACCCAACCATCCGGGTGTGCAGACTAGAGATGACCATTTTAGTAGCAAGCAGCAAGATTTAAGCATCAATGACTCTACAAAGAGAAGTTCCTCTTTGCGAGGGGATAGCATTTCAAACTCTGATATTGCAGAGCCGTCCTTCACTAGATCACTCACTAGATCAGCAGTGAACATGGAGACTGGATGGAGGCCTCGTGGGGTTCTAGTGGCACATCTGCAGGAACATCGCTTTTCTGTCAATGATATTGCCGTATCTAATGACAATACCTTTTTTGTGACTGCTTCGGATGACTCAAGTATCAAGATATGGGATACAAGAAGGTTGGAAAAGGACATTGCCTTCAGATCAAGGTTAACGTATAGCATGGGTACTAGTCGAGCTCTATGTACAACAATGCTTCATGGTACATCACAGGTTGTTGTTGGTGCCAGTGATGGAACATTACACTTGTTTTCTGTTGATTGTGCACGTGGCGTTGGGAGTGCTGTGGAAAGATATTCTGGCATTGTTGATGTAAAAAGGAAAGATATAAAAGAAGACGCAATTCTCAGTGTCATAAATTGTTCATCTGACAGCTTTAGCCCAACTGTGCTTTTCAGCACTGAACATTGTGGCATCCATAAATGGGATACAAGGATCAACTCAGAATCTTGGTCATTTAAATCCTCACCGGAGGAGGGATATATATCGGCACTTGTAGTGGGGCCGTGTGGAAATTGGTTCATCTCAGGTTCCTCAAGAGGTGTTCTTACGTTGTGGGATAATAGGTTTTTGCTGCCTGTTAATTCATGGCAATATTCCACAGTAAGTCCTATAGAGAAATTGTGCTTGCTTATACTACCACCAAATTCAATATCTTCTGCTGGAAGGCCATTGGTTTTTGTCGCTGCTGGCTGCAATGAAGTTTCCCTATGGAATGCTGAGAATGGAAGCTGCCACCAG ATGTTTAGAACGGCAAGCACAGAAAATGAAGCTGTGATGCCAAAGGCACCATCAAGACCTCTTAACAAATCAATCACCAAAGATGTGAGACGAGCAGGAAATTATAAGTACAGAATTGAGGAATTGAACGACCCACCTGTACGCCGTCCGGGCATCCGCTCATTGCTTCCCTTACCATGTGGTGACCTCTTGACCGGAGGAACAGACTTGAATATTCGTTACTGGGACCAGGCCAG ACCTGAGCAAAGCTTCTGTATTGCTGGCCCCTCGGTGAAAGAAGTTCCAGCAAAAGGAGTTGAAAAGGACGAGTATTACTGTTATGATATAAGATCCAGTTTTGGAGTACAGGTTGTGCAG GAAATATGCAAACAGCATACCACGGACTCCAAGTTGATGCACAAAACTCAGCTCGCGATGGCTGCCGCAGATTCCGCCGGGTGCCACCGTGATGCAATACTTGCGTTGGCATCCTTCAATTTGTCGGGGCAAAGGTTGATATCAGCCAGTAGAGACGGTGCTGTCAAAGTGTGGAAATAG